Part of the Vicinamibacteria bacterium genome is shown below.
CGATCCGGCCCCCCCGCTCGCGCTCTTCACTTGGTGAAAGCCTAGGTGATCCGAAACCACGAAGCCTCTCACGTGTTCCGCAGGATAGGTGGCATACCAGCCCACGACACCCGTGCTCTTCCCGGCATGATCGAGAATGTTCCAGAGTGCGGGGACGCGACGCCGGGTACTGGTGATGGGCATGAGCTTGCCCTCGGAAGAGACCTCCACGAAGTCCAGAATGCCGTGGTCCTGTCCCCGGCGACCGGTGGCAATCGTCGTCCACAGGATCGGGGAGAGTAGCGGTTCGCGCGAGCGCAGGCGACCGCTGGCCCCGGCCCTCTTCAGCCGCGCGAAGGTAGGAAGCCTGCCCTCACCAATCAGCCGTTCGAGAATGCCGGGGTCCGCGCCGTCCACTCCGACCAGCAACACCCTCTTAACCGAGCCGCCCCCGCCACAGCCCAGGCAGGTCAGGCAGAACAAGACGGCCACCCCGAAGCCTCGGCTCCTGTCCTTCACGGGCCGATCATAAACCGAGTGTCGGAGTCGGGGGCCCTCGGCGTGCGGTTCACGCTTCCCCTGGCGTCCGCCGGGGCGTCGGCGGGGTCTCGCTCCACGTGCTCTCGCTGCCGGCCCTCCGGGCCGTAGCGCCCCCATGGAGGCAGGTCCGGATGCCACGGCACGACGAGCCGACGCCGAGTCGGATTCAACGGCCGCTCGGTCGCAAGCGCCGGCTGCTTGTGGCGGGTAATAACCCAAGTTGAAGCCCTGTGTCCGTCGTCGAGCGGGGGGTCTCGGCAGGCGCTGCCCACCGGCCCTGGCGGGCGGGGGAAGCTTTAGCCGTCTTTTTCCTGGCTAATCCCGTACTGCTCGAGCTTCTTGTACAGGTTGGACCGCGGGGTGCCGATAGCGGCGGCAGTGGCCGAGATGTTCCATTTGCTCTCGCGCAACTTATCGACCAGGAAGGCTCGCTCCGCAGCCTCTTTGAAGTCTCGGAGGGAGGCCGCGGTGTCGGCTGCGGGCGGACCGCCGTCCGCGGGACGGCGCAATACCTCCGCTAGGTGCTCGACCCGAATTTCCTCGCCTTCGACCATGATGAGGAGCCGCTCCACGGCGTTCTTCAGCTCCCGCACGTTGCCCCGCCAAGGATGCCGTTTCAAGGCCTCGACCGCCGCGGGGGCGAAGGTCTTGGGGCGAAAGTTGCTCTCCGCGGAGAACTGTTTGACGAAGTGCTGGACAAGAACCGGAACATCCTCCGCCCGCTCCCTCAGGGGGGGGACGCGGATGGGGATCACGGACAGGCGGAAGTAGAGGTCCTCCCGGAAGTCGCCCTTCTCGATGGCCCCCTCCAGGGCCTTGTTGGTTGCGGCTATCACGCGCACGTCCACCTGGATCGTCTTTTGGGAGCCGATGCGCTCGACCTCTCCCTCTTGGAGGACGCGAAGGACCTTTGCCTGGGTGCGTAGGCTCATGTCCCCCACCTCGTCTAGGAAGATGGTCCCTTTGTGGGCTAGCTCGAACTTGCCGATTTGCTTCTCGGTGGCCCCGGTGAAGGAGCCCTTCTCGTGGCCGAAGAGTTCACTCTCGATCAGCTCCTCGGGGATGGCCGCGCAATTCACCTGCACGAACGCATCGTCTTTACGCAGGCTGTTGCGGTGGATGGCCCGAGCCACGAGCTCTTTACCCGATCCGCTCT
Proteins encoded:
- a CDS encoding sigma-54 dependent transcriptional regulator codes for the protein MKARVLIIDDEEAIRSSLKMIFEYEGYECLLAASGAAGIKMVEKEGPDLVFLDIKMPQMDGMETLRRIRALEESLPVVILSGHGTVKTAVEATKLGAFDFIEKPPESDRILLVARNALGQKRLSDENRRLKLSFDDRYRMVGQSGALEKVWDAVKRAAPTNATVLIMGESGSGKELVARAIHRNSLRKDDAFVQVNCAAIPEELIESELFGHEKGSFTGATEKQIGKFELAHKGTIFLDEVGDMSLRTQAKVLRVLQEGEVERIGSQKTIQVDVRVIAATNKALEGAIEKGDFREDLYFRLSVIPIRVPPLRERAEDVPVLVQHFVKQFSAESNFRPKTFAPAAVEALKRHPWRGNVRELKNAVERLLIMVEGEEIRVEHLAEVLRRPADGGPPAADTAASLRDFKEAAERAFLVDKLRESKWNISATAAAIGTPRSNLYKKLEQYGISQEKDG